GAAAAGGCGCCAGCCCCAACACCGCAAGAATAAGGAGAAACGCTGCGATAGTCTAAGTCTATCAGCGCTGCAGCACAGCCGTCACTTTTTGGCCTCCCAAAATGTCAGTAAGTTGAACCACCGCCCCACTGCCTGGACCTCATAGAAGCCCGCGGCAGCCAAATAATCTGGAATTTCCCCGCGAATATGGGCAACGAGGGCAGGCATGAATAATTGGGGCCATACGCCTAACCACCATAGGGGGTGGCCCGGCCGGTCAAAATCCACTGCTAGCAAGCGTCCGCCCGGCTTGAGCACACGATGGATTTCTTCTAATCCCTGCCGTTTCAATTCCGCCGGCAAATGATGCAACATTAAGCTGGATAGCACCACATCAAAAGTTTCGTTCCCAAAAGGAAGGCGCTCCACAACGCCCAATTTGAACTCCGCTTGACTCTGGGCGCGGGCCGCCTTTTTCCTTGCCAAGGAAATCATGGGAAGAGAAGGATCAACGCCTACCACCTTCCCCGAGGGGCCGCTCTTCTCCGCCGCCAATTGTGTCAGCACGCCGGTCCCGCACCCCACGTCCAAAATTTGCTCGCCAGGGCTCAATTGGGCATGGCGCAGGGTCTCCCGCCGGAACTTCTTTCTCAGACCGACCAAAGCGCACTCCAAATCATAAATGGGCGCTTGCCATTTGAGCACGGCCCCCCGAGTTTTAGGGGCCACTTCCCTGCTTGAATTCTCCATAGCATTATTCCTATCCATGCTTCAAACTCGATACCTAATTCCTATTCCACATGACCCATCATCCCTGCAACATCCATTGCCTTGATATAGCGGACGGGGTTTTCTGTGTCTTTTGCAATTTCTTCAAAGTGCCGTTCTCCGCACTTGATCTTCGCTCCTTCAAGGTGGCGTAAATCATCCCACCACGCGCTGCCTTTGGTCTCAACCACAAAGTAGAGCTTTTCCTCACCGCCATCTTCCACAACGACAGCCCAATCGGGGTTATAGGAACCGAGCGGCGTTGGCACTTTGAACCACGGGGGCAATTTGGCGTAAACTTTAACTCTTTCGTTCTTCTCCAAGTCTTCGGCGAAGGACTTCTCCACGCTTCCCGAGTCATACACGACATGGGTGTATACGGATTTTTGTACTTCCAGCGTATTCTTCAGATAGCCTTTCAACTCTTCCTGCTTAAAAAGTGCCTGGGCATAGCCGTGATCGTCACCGATCTTAGTGTATTTGATGCCGTCAACAAGCGCTAGCCGCTTAGTACGGTTAATCGCCTCGGAACAATAGTCGATGAATTGCTGGGGATTGCGCAGGAAGTCCTGAAGCCTTCGGCTCTCCCTGAGTATCTGGACGATACTTTTTCGAGTGAGCTGGGTCTTGTCCTGCAAGTCGGTAATAATATCGGGCAACTCGATATCATTTTCGTGGATTGTGGTATAGCCGGAAGCGCTGGTTTCCTGAACCCCTACGCCACCTTTACCGATAGCAATATCCGCCTTTCTGAATTGGGCGCGGGTTTTGGTAATCGGCGGGCAGCTTCTTATGGCGTCGGCGCAATCGTTCAGGAGCTTCAGGTTGTCGAACTCCACACGGTACGTGGTCTTGTACTTGATCCGCTCCCAGAGCAACCGGAACTCATCGGATTCAAGAACAGCTTCCCGCGTTCGAATGATTTTCCGATCATCGGCGTTCTTGATATCCAGCTTGCCAGCCAGCTTGCGTAGAACCGCCTGAATATCCGATGTGATTATATCAGTCTGTTCCTCTCCGTGATTCTTGACAAGCTCCTGCTTGATTTCCTCTGGCAGCTCAAAGTTTCCGTTTTTCAACGCGGCGCGAAGACTGTCCTGCACCTTACCTTTTACATCCACAAATTGCTGATCTTTGAGGAACTGCCAAATCTTCTCTGACTGTTCCACCCCCAAAGGTGCAACCTCGCCTTGTTCGTTGAGGGTTTGAATGGTCGCGAATTGGTGTGGTTCGACAATGCCGAAGCGAATACCCGTATCCTGTTCGATCTCTTTTTGCAGGTTATCGGCAAATTTTTCGTAGTTTTCCGTGGCAATTACGGTCAGCGTGTTCACGTCGTTGCCGCGAAGCCGTTCGCCATTCTGATTGACGCAGAGACGCAGGCCACGGCCAAGGGTTTGGCGTCGCTCCCGTTCGCTTCCCATGTCGCGGAGCGTGCAAATCTGGAAAACGTTGGGATTGTCCCAACCTTCCTTCAGAGCGGAGTGAGAAAAAATGAATTTCAGCTTGGTATCAAAGCTCAGTAGCTTTTCCTTCTCCTTCATAATCAGGTTGTATGCCCGCTCTGCATTGTCGCGGTTCGCCTGATTATTCTCGGCGGTGTCGACAGATCGGCCTTTCTTATCAATAGAAAAATAGCCGTTATGCACCTCGTCCGCCCCAGCCTCCAGATCAATTTCCCTGAACAGGCTTTGATAATCCGCTGACTTGGCCAGCTTGCGGTATTCCTCCTCGAACATCCGAGCGTACTTGCCCTTAACAGCGTTACCGTCCTCGTCGTACTGGCGGTAGTGCGTGACACTATCAATGAAAAATAGGCTGAGCACTTTGATTGGCTTCTTGTTCGCAGCGAACATCAGCTCCTTATCGAAGTGCTCCTTGATGGTTCGCCGGATCATCAAGCGCTTGATTTGGTCGGGATCAACGCCACCAATGGCCTCGCCTGGTCGAAGCCGTTGATCGAAGCCGTCGCCCTTGACCTCAATGGACTCATTATCTTTGCCACAGGTAATGGTACCCATCTGCATGTTTTCATAAATGGAGCGGCCTGTGATCTGCTCCAGATCGTCGCCGTCCTCCACGGTTAGGAATTCTCGCCGGACATTCTTGCCGCGCTGAACATCCACTTCCACTTTGGCGGTAATTGATCCTTTCCGGTTATCCGTGGAGTCCAGCCGGATATAGGGTTTGTTGTGTCCACTGTCGATCTGGAGTGACGCCACCTCAATCTGCTTAACCAAGCCTCGCTCATAGGCGTCCACGGCATCCAAGCGGAAGGTCATGTGATGCTTGTCCACATGGGTCGCGGAATAACGCAGGGTGCACAACGGATTCATCGCCGTGAGCGCTTCCTTGCCTTTGCCTGTCAGGCCACCGTCAACGCTTTGTGGCTCATCGACAATAATGATCGGGTTCGTGGCGCGAACAAGGTCAATCGGCTTTTCACCACCTGTATTCTCGTTTTCCTTGTATAGATTGTTGACATCCTTTTTATTGATCGCGCCGACCGTCGTCACCATGATCTGGATATTGGAACTGGTAGCGAAGTTGCGCACCTGACCCAGCTTGGAGGAATCATAGAGGAAGTATTCGTAGCCCTTGGCCTTCGGGTACAAGCCTTCAAAATGCTCTTGCGTGATTTGCAGCGTCTTATAAGTACCTTCCTTAATCGCAATGGACGGCACGACAATCGCGAACTTGGTGAAGCCGTAGTTCTTGTTCAGTTCAAAGATCGTGCGCAAATACACGTAGGTCTTGCCCGTTCCGGTCTCCATTTCAACGGTAAAGTCTCCGCTGGCTAGCTTCTTGGTAGGCCGCAGGCCATTCTGAAGTTGCACCTTACGCAGGTTTTCTTCAATTTCTTCATCAACCAACAAGAGCCTGTTGCCGATACCGAGCTGATTCTCCTCCAAACCCAAAGATAAGTTGAGGCTAGACTCCGGCTGGAATGTCACGGTGAATTCAGAGCGGGATATTTCCTGTCCTTTAAACAGACTGACAACCGAGTCTATCGCGGCTTTTTGGTAATCCAGATCGTCTTCAAATTGGAGTTTCATTTACTTTGAATCCAAATTAACCACGGAACACACAGAATACACTGAAAAATATAATGGTGACTCATTTCCGTGTTATCCGTGTTTTCTGTGGTTTATATCTTTACAAGCTGCGTACATGGGTTATACCGCTCTGCTCCAGAATGGCGGCCATGTTGGTTTTCGAAACATCATCGCTGAAGGCGCTATCACGGAAGAAGACGTGGGTGTCAGAGCTTGGCGCAAGCTCCCGATGCCACTCGACGATACTTTGACCAATTTCCTCGACTTGATCCTTGTTGATGGACTCATCCAGACAAGCGAACAAGACGCCGTAGCCAATGCTGTAGATGTTTTTGCCTAACACTTCACGGCTTTCGATGGGAACAGCAAGGTCTACGCCGCGCTTAAGAAGAAGTTCATAAAGAATATCATTCTCCGAACGCCCTTCGATCAAGTGCTCCTGTTGAGACAATAGACTTTGTTCTAAGTCTTGCCGATCAGGGTTCCATGCTTGAATATTCGAACTTGATAGTTTAAAAACTTTAAATCCCTGATCGAACGTCGCATCGGGATTTTCATTGGTGATCTTTTTTCCAGCTTCTTTTACTCTTCTTTTACCTATATCTGCGATCGATCTGTACGACTCACTTTCCAGCAACTCAGGCAGTTGCACCATAATAAACCTTCTATTCGAGCCTTCATTGGCATTTATATTTAGTATCGCATGGGCAGTAGACGCAGAGCCAGCAAAGAAATCCAAAACGATTTCTTCACTATCGCCACCGGTCGAAATACGTAGCATATGCTCAATTAGGCGGACAGGCTTAGGCGTATCGAATTTGATATCATCAATTAATTCTGAGAGAACTTTCGTTGCCTCTTGTGTATGGCCAACATCTGAGTAAAGCCAAACTGTTCTAGGTACGACTCCTTTTGCTTTTGATAAGAATTTTTTTAGTCGGGGTGAATTGCTCGTCCCATCTTTACCCCAGTAAATGATATTTTCTTCGGCGTGTTTCTGGCTCACCTCCCTCGAGTACTTCCATACAGCCGTCTTTTTTGGCCAAACATCCTGCCCAGTATTTGGATTTACTAGCGGGTAATACAAATTTGGGCGCTCATCACTATCTTTGTTACACGTGTATGTCGCAGAGTTCCAATTACCCCTCGGGTCATTATCGGGGTTTGTGTAGTTGCTTTTTTGCCTCTCGTTCATAGGCAACTTAAATGGTCGCCATATCAGTTTATTCTTTGCGTAAACTAATATGTGATCATGGTCGCTGCTAAACCATGTAGCGTCATTGGATGGAGATACTTTCTTTTGCCAGACGATACTGGTCACAAAATTTTCTTCACCGAAAATCTCGTCACAAACCTGCCTTAGTGTGGCCACTTCGTTATCATCTATAGTTATGAAGATCACTCCTTCCTGAGACAGTAGCTGTTTAGCTAATTTCAGTCGCGGATACATCATACTCAGCCAATTCGTATGTTTCCGGCCGGTTGATTCAGTGTTAGAAGAAAACTTCATTCCCTCATCATCAACTTGCCCTGTGTACTTGAGGTAGGTATCCAGATTCTCCTGAAACTTGTCTGGGTAAATAAATTCCTTACCCGTGTTGTACGGCGGATCGATATAGATCATCTTGACTTTGTTGGCGTAGCTCTTCTGAAGCAGCTTCAAAACCTCAAGGTTGTCACCCTCGATAAACAGATTCTTGGTCGTATCCCAATTAATGCTTTCTTCTGGACAAGGCAGCAACGTCCCTGTGGATGGCGTAAGCGCTATCTGACGAGCCCTTTTCTTGCCATGCCAATTGAGGCCGTATTTTTCTTCGCCCTCATCTAGCACCTTGGCATCACCAAGCAACTGGTGGAGCACATCGAAATTGACACCGCTCTCGCTGAAAGCCTCGGGGAACAGCTCTTTCAATCGTTCAATGTTCTCTGAAACGATGTCGGCGCTTTCGCCTTCTTTTGGTTGTATTTTTTTCATGTTTTTCTCTTTAACCACGGAACACACGGAATACACTGAAAAACCATGTTGTTATTTCCCTGTTGTTTGGGTATTCCGTGGTTTACATAACAATTCGTTCAATTTCAACCTTGGGATAGTGCCCAAAATTCACCAGCAACCCTAAACGCATGCCAGCTGCTTTTAGGTAATTATGCACCTGCGCCCGATGTTCATCAGCCAAGTTACTAATAGCTTTAATTTCAACAATTATTTTGTCATGACAAATAAAATCTGGCTTGTAGGTTTGCTTCAGCGGCACGGATTTGTAAATAAGTATGAGCTCCGGTTGCGCGATGTAGGCAATTCTTTTCCTTGAGAATTCCCTAGCCAGACATTCCTGATACACCGACTCAAGAAAACCACAGCCCATCTCCCTGTAAACCTCAAACACCGCCCCGCGAATCGCGTAACTTTCTTTCTCGTAAATAATTCCTTTCTGTGTCATTCCGTGTATTCCGTGGTTCCATTAAAGACCCTCCGTGATCTCGGTAATCCTGTCTTTAAGCTTTTTTACTTTCGTATTCAGATCGACCTGCCTGCCCATTTACTTCTCTTTCTTGAGCTTATTGGCAACTTAGCTGTTATTTCCGTTGGCCAGTAACATGCGTTCCGCCCCTTATTCCTTTTGGCTTTTCTTGTTGCGCTCCATCCATTTTTCGATGTCGGACTGCTTAAGATTATGATTCCGTCATTTATCACTTTATCCATCCAAAACGATACGCGAGAGAATAAGAAAATATTGAGCAATCGACAACCGGACGACCCTTTAAAATCTGGTCAAAGCTAGCCGACCACCCTTCCTGCGATACAGAACGCGCATTTTTCCTTGACAAGGAAGCACTAATTCAGTATTTTGAGTTTTATATAGACCATAAAGAGATTTTATGGTCTATATAAAAACCATTTTAGCACGATGCCAAAGTCCATTGTACGTACTTACTCCCGTTATACCCGCGATGCGTCTGCCTTGCTCGGCGGATTGATCCGTACCGCTCGTAAAGAACGTAGGCTCACCATGCAGGAAATTGCCGACCGTGCAGGTATTTCCAGAGGGCTGCTGCAACGCATTGAGAAAGGCGACCTTAAATGTGAAATCGGCGCTGTGTTCGAAGTCGCAACCATTGTCGGGATCAAGCTGTTCGAGGCGGATGAAACTACGCTAACGAAGCACTTGCGCCGGACCGAAGACAAATTGGCGCTGCTGCCGAAGTCCATTCGCAAGAAATCCAAGACGGTACGGGATGACTTCTAATAAAGAAGCCTTCGTCTGGATTTGGCTGCCGGAAGAAACGAAACCCATTGTGGCCGGACGGCTAGAAGCAGACAACGGCCACATTCTGTTTAACTACGGCAAGAGCTATCTGGAGCGTATCGGGGATCAACCGCCTGCAATTCCAATTTACCAACCCGAGTTGCCGTTGAAGGCCGGAGTATTGCCACTGCCGAAAGGATTGACCATGCCCGGCTGTATTCGAGACGCCTCGCCCGATGCCTGGGGGCGGCGCGTGATTATCAATAAGCAATTAGGTCTTAAAGGCGCTGGCACGGATACGGCCGAGCTGGGCGAATTGACCTACCTTCTCGAATCCGGCTCTGACCGGATCGGCGCGCTCGATTTTCAACGCTCACCATCCGAGTACATATCGCGTACGGCGAGCAACGTCAGCATAGAAGAGCTGATCGAGTCTGCTGACCGTGTCGAAAAGGGCGTTCCTCTTACGCCGGAACTAGATCAGGCATTATTCCATGGCAGTTCTATCGGCGGCGCTCGGCCAAAGGCTTTGATCCAAGATCAAGGCAAGAAGTATGTGGCCAAATTTTCATCCAGCACCGATCTCTACAGCATCGTCAAAGCCGAATTTATTGCTATGCGACTAGCGGCATGGGCTGGACTTAATGTTGCCCCCGTTAAACTGGCTAAGGCAGCAAATAGGGACGTGCTGCTGATTGAGCGATTTGACCGTATTCCGCAAGGCAGCGATTGGTCACGCAAGGCTATGGTTTCCGCGCTCACGTTGCTTGGCCTCGATGATATGATGGCCCGTTACGCCAGCTATGAAACGCTGGCCGAAATTATCCGTCATCGTTTTACCGACCCGAAGAATACACTGAAGGAACTTTTCTCTCGGCTCGTTTTTAATATTCTGTGCGGCAATACCGACGACCACGCGCGAAACCACGCCGCGTTTTGGAACGGCGAGGCACTGACCCTGACCCCTGCCTATGACATTTGCCCCCAAGGCCGCACGGGCAATGAAGCGTCACAGGCTATGTTGATTGCAGGTAACAACAACCTCAGTCAACTGAAAACCTGCCTTGAAACTGCACACAATTTCCTACTCTCCGCGGAAGATGCCCAGGCTATCTTTGGAAATCTGACTGCCGCCATCGAACAGCATTGGGATGCCGTCTGTGAAGAAGCCGAATTGAATGAAGTGGATAAGAGGTTCTTGTGGGGACGACAGTTTCTAAACCGCTACGCCACGATGAATCTCAACTAATACAAATTGTTCGCCAGCGCTTAATTGGGCATGGGATAAAGTCTCCCATCAGGGTTTCTTCCTCAAACTAACCAAAATACACTCCGCGTCGTAAAATGGCGCTTGTCATTTGAGCACGGCCCCCCGAGTTTTAGGGACCACTTCCCTGCTTGAATCCTCCATAGAATCATTCATGGTTAATAATTTATACCGTGTGCAATCGGCTCTCTGCCGGGATTGATTCGCTCTCCAGGGCCCCTAATAAACTCTGCCAAATGGCATCTTCCCCCTGCCCCGGTGGAAACGGGCTGAATATCTGTAACACATTCTCTCCCGCCCAATTATATAACTCCAGGCAGGCTGGTGTATCCTTGTCTTCCGGTTTACGTACCAACCAGGCGCTGGCAATTCCCGTCCTTTGTACGTAAAGGGTAAAATCGGTATCCAGGGCCGCAAGCCAAAGCCCGGTAGACTCCACCTGTTTGACGGTTCCCCCGTGGATTTGCATTGCGCCCCCATTATCCACCTGAAAGATTAAAGGTAGCTCGGTTTCCCATAACACTTCCATCAATGCCCGTAAATCGGTTAGGAGCACAGGGGTAGCGAACTCACGTCCCGCCAACCTCAAGCCTTGAATTCGGCTCGCCCCAAAGGATCTAAAAAGCGCGGGAAGATCACGAAGATCCTGAAGTTCTCGCCATGCCTCCCGAAGCCGAGTGACATCAATTACTTCATCGGCCCGGGGGGGCAACCGTGGCACTGGTGCCACTGATTGACGGGGCCGCTGATCGGCGCTGCGATAGCAGGCGACTAAGTTTTCATAAGCCCTCCAGTCGCTCTCTGCAGTCAGGTAAATCTTATGTACGCTGACGCCATCCCGGTCAAAAAACTGCAAGCTATGACGGACCCCGTCGTCCCATAATTCTTTGACAGCAAAACCATAGTGCCAGTGATTGAGAAACAAGCGCAGATCAATACCCTCTCCCTGTATCCGCCCTAGGGAATCAAATAATTTAACGGCCTGGTACTGGCCGGTCTGTTCGTGCACCGCATGCCGATTACCTGTCACGGCCCTTACTTTGTCTAATTGAGGCAATTCCTTAAGGAGATCCCGTAGGCCACATAAACGAGTGACCATTTCCCCACAACAAGCCGCTAGCGTCTCAGCTTCACTGACTTCCCTAGGAATAGTTCTTTGCAAGCAAACCTTGGGCTTTGTTTGATCATGCGGCCACTGCGTCCTCAGCATCTCAGGCTTACCTCCTTTTAGAGAATTATTGTCATATAAATATGATAATCATTCTCATTTAAGAGATCAATGAATATTTATTAAGCTAAAATAATGATAACGATTTGCATTTGTTCTCAAATTGACTAGGATCCCTAAGTAAGCGGTAAAATAAAGGCCGAAATTAAAGGGACAGGCCCGCCGCGCACGCAAGAAAAGGCCAGCAATCTGAATTCAATCGAAGGAATACTACAATGCGCTTTTTCGTTAATGGGGAACAACGCCGCAACACTTTGTTAAATACTATTATCCTGCTATTTCTAGGCTATATCGCCCTACTCTGGGTAAGCAATGGATTAATGTATTTTCATAAAATGGGTTTAACACCCAGCTCCGTCACAAACTATTACCTGGGCTCGGAAGCTGACTTCACCCAGCCCATTAGCTACCAAAGCCTGCTGGAAGTTTCCCACTTCCATCTTTTTTCCATGGGTATTCTGGTACTTACCCTGGCCCACCTTATGCTGTTTACGGAGCTGTCCACCACGCTCAAGGTCTGGCTCTCGGGTCTGACTTTCTTTGCGGCGGTCGCCAACGAAGCTGGCGGCTGGCTGGTGCGCTTTGTCCATCCGGCATTTGCCTATTTCAAAATCGGCACTTTCCTGCTGTTAGAAGCCAGCCTGGCCGCTCTACTCATCTTCGTAAGCGCCTCACTCATCCAAGCGAGAGGCCGTTCACGTACCGGCCGGTCTGCTCCAATAAAACGGGGAGAGAGCTATGCGCCCCAGATGCAAATGTCAACCCGGCATGAAAATAACCAAGCGGACAGGCCGGCCTTTGATAGCAACTCTGACAATCCCCCGGTACAGGGACCCTCTCGCTCCTTAATAAAAGAAAGTTAAGCGCACTCAGAAGGTATAGGAGTAACCTCCTGCCCTCTGGGCAGTCATAAGCTCACCGGCAAAGGTTTTGAGAGATGAGAACGAGAGGCCGGAGGGGCGAGAATACCCTCAGGGGAAAACCAGGAGAGCGGGAATTAAACCCTTTTTCAAGGAGGAGAAACAGGTTTGGGGAATACCTCACCCGCCCCACACCACTTCAAATTTTATTTATAAATACTCAAGCTGTTCCCGCGTTAGCAGAAACACGCCGTGGCCACCCCGCTCAAATTCCAGCCATAAAAAAGGCACCTGGGGCAGGTGTTCGATCAGCGCCGCTTCACTATTGCCCACCTCAACGATAAGAATTCCTTTTTCATTTAGATGCTCGGGAGCTTGCCGCAAAATTTGCAGGACGATGCTTAACCCATCCTCCTCGGCCTCCAGAGCCTGCCGAGGTTCATGATGGTATTCCCTCGCCAAGGCGGCCAGCTCCGTCTGACCTACATAGGGGGGATTACTGACAATGAGATCATAGCGCCGCCCCCCGAGTTTCTGGAAAAGAGAGGAAGAGAAGGCATGGACCTGGGCTTCAAGACCATGGCGCTCGATATTCATGCGCGCTACCGCTAGCGCTTCTTCGCTGATATCGGTGGCATCTACTTGCGCTTCGGGGAAAGCATGGGCGGCGGCAATAGCGATGCAACCACTGCCCGTGCATAGATCGAGCAGAGAATGAATGCTTTCGGGGAAAGCAAAAGGCGCAAAGCGTTGAGCAATGAGTTCAGCCAGGGGCGAGCGGGGAATTAAAACCCGCTCATCCACATAAAAGCTCAGTCCGGCAAACCAGGCTTCGCGGGTAAGATAAGGGACCGGAATCCGCTCTCGAATCCGACGCTCCAGCAAGGCCAATACTTTATGTTTTTCTACTTCAGTCAGGTGGGCGCCAAAAAGCTCCGGCGGCAGATCCCGAGGGGGTAGATGAAGGGTATGAAGAATCAAGGCGGTGGCCTCGTCAATGGCATTGTCGGTGCCATGGCCAAAAAAAAGCCCCGCCTCGTTAAAGCGGCTAGCACCCCAGCGGATAAAA
This sequence is a window from Nitrosococcus oceani ATCC 19707. Protein-coding genes within it:
- a CDS encoding class I SAM-dependent methyltransferase, whose product is MENSSREVAPKTRGAVLKWQAPIYDLECALVGLRKKFRRETLRHAQLSPGEQILDVGCGTGVLTQLAAEKSGPSGKVVGVDPSLPMISLARKKAARAQSQAEFKLGVVERLPFGNETFDVVLSSLMLHHLPAELKRQGLEEIHRVLKPGGRLLAVDFDRPGHPLWWLGVWPQLFMPALVAHIRGEIPDYLAAAGFYEVQAVGRWFNLLTFWEAKK
- a CDS encoding type III restriction-modification system endonuclease, whose product is MKLQFEDDLDYQKAAIDSVVSLFKGQEISRSEFTVTFQPESSLNLSLGLEENQLGIGNRLLLVDEEIEENLRKVQLQNGLRPTKKLASGDFTVEMETGTGKTYVYLRTIFELNKNYGFTKFAIVVPSIAIKEGTYKTLQITQEHFEGLYPKAKGYEYFLYDSSKLGQVRNFATSSNIQIMVTTVGAINKKDVNNLYKENENTGGEKPIDLVRATNPIIIVDEPQSVDGGLTGKGKEALTAMNPLCTLRYSATHVDKHHMTFRLDAVDAYERGLVKQIEVASLQIDSGHNKPYIRLDSTDNRKGSITAKVEVDVQRGKNVRREFLTVEDGDDLEQITGRSIYENMQMGTITCGKDNESIEVKGDGFDQRLRPGEAIGGVDPDQIKRLMIRRTIKEHFDKELMFAANKKPIKVLSLFFIDSVTHYRQYDEDGNAVKGKYARMFEEEYRKLAKSADYQSLFREIDLEAGADEVHNGYFSIDKKGRSVDTAENNQANRDNAERAYNLIMKEKEKLLSFDTKLKFIFSHSALKEGWDNPNVFQICTLRDMGSERERRQTLGRGLRLCVNQNGERLRGNDVNTLTVIATENYEKFADNLQKEIEQDTGIRFGIVEPHQFATIQTLNEQGEVAPLGVEQSEKIWQFLKDQQFVDVKGKVQDSLRAALKNGNFELPEEIKQELVKNHGEEQTDIITSDIQAVLRKLAGKLDIKNADDRKIIRTREAVLESDEFRLLWERIKYKTTYRVEFDNLKLLNDCADAIRSCPPITKTRAQFRKADIAIGKGGVGVQETSASGYTTIHENDIELPDIITDLQDKTQLTRKSIVQILRESRRLQDFLRNPQQFIDYCSEAINRTKRLALVDGIKYTKIGDDHGYAQALFKQEELKGYLKNTLEVQKSVYTHVVYDSGSVEKSFAEDLEKNERVKVYAKLPPWFKVPTPLGSYNPDWAVVVEDGGEEKLYFVVETKGSAWWDDLRHLEGAKIKCGERHFEEIAKDTENPVRYIKAMDVAGMMGHVE
- a CDS encoding site-specific DNA-methyltransferase, giving the protein MKKIQPKEGESADIVSENIERLKELFPEAFSESGVNFDVLHQLLGDAKVLDEGEEKYGLNWHGKKRARQIALTPSTGTLLPCPEESINWDTTKNLFIEGDNLEVLKLLQKSYANKVKMIYIDPPYNTGKEFIYPDKFQENLDTYLKYTGQVDDEGMKFSSNTESTGRKHTNWLSMMYPRLKLAKQLLSQEGVIFITIDDNEVATLRQVCDEIFGEENFVTSIVWQKKVSPSNDATWFSSDHDHILVYAKNKLIWRPFKLPMNERQKSNYTNPDNDPRGNWNSATYTCNKDSDERPNLYYPLVNPNTGQDVWPKKTAVWKYSREVSQKHAEENIIYWGKDGTSNSPRLKKFLSKAKGVVPRTVWLYSDVGHTQEATKVLSELIDDIKFDTPKPVRLIEHMLRISTGGDSEEIVLDFFAGSASTAHAILNINANEGSNRRFIMVQLPELLESESYRSIADIGKRRVKEAGKKITNENPDATFDQGFKVFKLSSSNIQAWNPDRQDLEQSLLSQQEHLIEGRSENDILYELLLKRGVDLAVPIESREVLGKNIYSIGYGVLFACLDESINKDQVEEIGQSIVEWHRELAPSSDTHVFFRDSAFSDDVSKTNMAAILEQSGITHVRSL
- a CDS encoding GxxExxY protein; this encodes MTQKGIIYEKESYAIRGAVFEVYREMGCGFLESVYQECLAREFSRKRIAYIAQPELILIYKSVPLKQTYKPDFICHDKIIVEIKAISNLADEHRAQVHNYLKAAGMRLGLLVNFGHYPKVEIERIVM
- a CDS encoding helix-turn-helix domain-containing protein, giving the protein MPKSIVRTYSRYTRDASALLGGLIRTARKERRLTMQEIADRAGISRGLLQRIEKGDLKCEIGAVFEVATIVGIKLFEADETTLTKHLRRTEDKLALLPKSIRKKSKTVRDDF
- a CDS encoding type II toxin-antitoxin system HipA family toxin codes for the protein MTSNKEAFVWIWLPEETKPIVAGRLEADNGHILFNYGKSYLERIGDQPPAIPIYQPELPLKAGVLPLPKGLTMPGCIRDASPDAWGRRVIINKQLGLKGAGTDTAELGELTYLLESGSDRIGALDFQRSPSEYISRTASNVSIEELIESADRVEKGVPLTPELDQALFHGSSIGGARPKALIQDQGKKYVAKFSSSTDLYSIVKAEFIAMRLAAWAGLNVAPVKLAKAANRDVLLIERFDRIPQGSDWSRKAMVSALTLLGLDDMMARYASYETLAEIIRHRFTDPKNTLKELFSRLVFNILCGNTDDHARNHAAFWNGEALTLTPAYDICPQGRTGNEASQAMLIAGNNNLSQLKTCLETAHNFLLSAEDAQAIFGNLTAAIEQHWDAVCEEAELNEVDKRFLWGRQFLNRYATMNLN
- a CDS encoding hemin-degrading factor, whose product is MLRTQWPHDQTKPKVCLQRTIPREVSEAETLAACCGEMVTRLCGLRDLLKELPQLDKVRAVTGNRHAVHEQTGQYQAVKLFDSLGRIQGEGIDLRLFLNHWHYGFAVKELWDDGVRHSLQFFDRDGVSVHKIYLTAESDWRAYENLVACYRSADQRPRQSVAPVPRLPPRADEVIDVTRLREAWRELQDLRDLPALFRSFGASRIQGLRLAGREFATPVLLTDLRALMEVLWETELPLIFQVDNGGAMQIHGGTVKQVESTGLWLAALDTDFTLYVQRTGIASAWLVRKPEDKDTPACLELYNWAGENVLQIFSPFPPGQGEDAIWQSLLGALESESIPAESRLHTV
- the prmB gene encoding 50S ribosomal protein L3 N(5)-glutamine methyltransferase; this encodes MNAPLEQSLPDQLHTLRDFIRWGASRFNEAGLFFGHGTDNAIDEATALILHTLHLPPRDLPPELFGAHLTEVEKHKVLALLERRIRERIPVPYLTREAWFAGLSFYVDERVLIPRSPLAELIAQRFAPFAFPESIHSLLDLCTGSGCIAIAAAHAFPEAQVDATDISEEALAVARMNIERHGLEAQVHAFSSSLFQKLGGRRYDLIVSNPPYVGQTELAALAREYHHEPRQALEAEEDGLSIVLQILRQAPEHLNEKGILIVEVGNSEAALIEHLPQVPFLWLEFERGGHGVFLLTREQLEYL